A single window of Desulfovibrio psychrotolerans DNA harbors:
- a CDS encoding methyl-accepting chemotaxis protein encodes MKNIRIGVKMLGGFLFTAILALAVGVTGFLGLKQTERSMAEIATVRLPGIVGLGSMSEAQTAIQRVERTLLIQETLDNPTEAAKQFRMLDTAWANAQRGWERYAPLPKTEEEEQLWEQLVPTWQEWKTRSAEVMDQLRDGERDLAYMLSQGGARTSYDEAVRLVNALIDLNVRVAEDFGKEAEEKAQRAEMIIVIVSVLCVVLAVALGVVLTRVITGPLSSVVRFAGGVAQGNLDMSLDVRQRDEVGQLGDAIRSMVGTLKERIAEADRQSAEATEQARKAHEAMETAAQAGQAAEIKTEAMLEAADRLQGIAENTASAAEQLSAQVEQSSRGAEVQAQRVTETATAMEELNATVLEVTRNAAEAASSSEFARSKAQEGAAIVQRVVHGMSAVHTQAAEMRGDMSTLGSQAEGIGQIMNVISDIADQTNLLALNAAIEAARAGDAGRGFAVVADEVRKLAEKTMNATKEVGTAIHDIQQSTRKNIDNVERTTRQIEEATTLANESGDVLQNIVTLVDTASDQVRSIATASEQQSAASEEISRSIEDISRISGETSGAMRQSEHAVTELSAQMQVLGSLIAELRSN; translated from the coding sequence ATGAAGAATATTCGAATCGGCGTGAAAATGCTGGGGGGATTTCTGTTCACGGCCATACTGGCCCTTGCCGTGGGCGTTACCGGCTTTCTGGGACTGAAACAGACCGAGCGGTCCATGGCGGAAATTGCCACGGTGCGGCTGCCCGGCATTGTCGGGCTTGGTTCCATGAGCGAGGCGCAAACAGCCATTCAGCGCGTGGAGCGTACCCTGCTCATTCAGGAAACGCTGGATAATCCCACGGAAGCGGCCAAGCAGTTCCGCATGCTGGATACCGCATGGGCCAACGCCCAGCGGGGCTGGGAACGCTATGCCCCACTGCCCAAAACCGAGGAAGAAGAGCAGCTCTGGGAGCAGCTTGTTCCCACATGGCAGGAGTGGAAAACCCGCTCCGCCGAAGTGATGGACCAACTGCGCGACGGCGAACGTGATCTGGCCTATATGCTGAGTCAGGGCGGGGCCAGAACCTCCTACGACGAGGCCGTGCGGCTGGTGAACGCCCTCATCGACCTGAACGTGCGTGTGGCTGAAGATTTTGGAAAAGAGGCGGAAGAAAAAGCCCAGCGCGCGGAAATGATCATCGTCATCGTATCCGTCCTGTGCGTGGTGCTGGCTGTTGCGCTGGGTGTGGTGCTCACGCGGGTCATCACCGGCCCCCTTTCCAGCGTGGTCCGGTTTGCCGGAGGCGTGGCACAGGGGAATCTGGATATGTCTCTGGATGTGCGGCAGCGGGATGAGGTAGGCCAGCTGGGCGATGCCATCCGGTCCATGGTGGGCACGCTGAAGGAGCGCATCGCGGAGGCAGACCGGCAGTCCGCAGAAGCCACGGAACAGGCCCGCAAGGCCCATGAGGCCATGGAAACAGCCGCGCAGGCTGGGCAGGCGGCTGAAATAAAAACAGAAGCCATGCTGGAAGCCGCCGACAGATTACAGGGCATTGCGGAAAATACGGCCTCTGCCGCAGAGCAGCTTTCCGCACAGGTGGAGCAGTCCAGCCGCGGTGCAGAGGTGCAGGCACAGCGGGTGACAGAGACAGCCACCGCCATGGAAGAACTGAACGCCACCGTGCTGGAGGTAACGCGTAATGCGGCCGAGGCGGCAAGCTCATCGGAATTTGCCCGCAGCAAGGCGCAGGAAGGCGCGGCCATTGTGCAGCGTGTGGTGCACGGCATGTCTGCGGTGCATACGCAGGCTGCGGAGATGAGAGGCGATATGTCTACCCTTGGCTCACAGGCGGAGGGCATAGGGCAGATTATGAACGTGATTTCTGACATTGCGGACCAGACCAACCTGCTGGCGCTGAACGCCGCCATTGAAGCCGCCCGCGCGGGAGATGCGGGGCGGGGATTCGCCGTGGTGGCGGACGAGGTGCGCAAGCTGGCGGAAAAGACCATGAATGCCACCAAGGAAGTGGGCACCGCCATACACGATATTCAGCAGAGCACCAGAAAGAACATAGACAATGTGGAGCGCACCACCCGCCAGATTGAAGAGGCCACTACCCTTGCCAACGAATCCGGCGATGTGCTGCAGAACATTGTGACGCTGGTAGATACCGCCAGTGATCAGGTACGGTCCATTGCCACGGCTTCTGAGCAGCAGTCCGCTGCCAGCGAGGAGATAAGCCGCAGCATTGAAGACATAAGCCGCATTTCCGGCGAAACCTCCGGCGCCATGCGGCAGTCCGAGCATGCCGTTACAGAACTCTCCGCACAAATGCAGGTGCTGGGGTCGCTCATTGCGGAACTCCGCAGCAACTAA
- a CDS encoding amidohydrolase family protein yields the protein MKIIDFRFRPNTPEIINGIKNSAMFKEACKAIGFDARQPQPLEEIVADLDRRNVALAVITGRDCETTYGTSANNGSVLDFCKAYPDKFVGFWGVDPHKKMAAVRDVVRAVEEHGMKGIAIDPYLAHIPACEARYYPVYTKCAELNVPVFITMAPPPQVAGAIMDYADPRHVDQVARDFPELTLIMSHGGYPYVNEAVYACLRNANVYMDFSEYERAPMADVFAQAMSTIIQDKVVFASAHPFIELKDALDAYTSFPLTDEVRHKVMYGNASRILGLTE from the coding sequence ATGAAAATCATCGACTTCAGATTCCGCCCCAATACACCGGAGATCATTAACGGCATAAAAAACAGCGCCATGTTCAAGGAAGCGTGCAAGGCCATCGGCTTTGACGCCCGCCAGCCGCAGCCGCTGGAAGAAATCGTGGCCGATCTGGACCGCCGCAACGTGGCACTGGCCGTCATTACCGGCCGCGACTGCGAAACCACGTACGGCACTTCCGCCAACAACGGCAGCGTACTGGATTTCTGCAAAGCCTATCCCGACAAGTTTGTGGGCTTCTGGGGCGTAGATCCGCACAAAAAGATGGCCGCCGTGCGCGACGTGGTGCGCGCCGTGGAGGAACACGGCATGAAGGGCATAGCCATTGACCCCTACCTTGCCCATATTCCCGCGTGTGAAGCCCGCTATTACCCGGTGTACACCAAGTGCGCAGAACTGAACGTGCCTGTGTTCATCACCATGGCTCCGCCCCCGCAGGTTGCCGGAGCCATCATGGACTACGCAGACCCGCGCCACGTGGATCAGGTGGCCCGCGATTTTCCGGAACTGACCCTCATCATGAGCCACGGCGGCTACCCCTATGTGAATGAAGCCGTATACGCCTGCCTGCGCAACGCCAACGTGTACATGGACTTTTCCGAATACGAGCGCGCGCCCATGGCAGACGTGTTTGCTCAGGCCATGAGCACCATCATTCAGGACAAGGTGGTCTTTGCCAGTGCCCATCCGTTCATCGAACTGAAGGACGCCCTGGATGCTTACACCTCCTTCCCGCTTACGGACGAGGTGCGCCACAAGGTCATGTACGGCAACGCAAGCCGTATTCTGGGCCTGACGGAGTAA
- a CDS encoding TRAP transporter large permease, whose amino-acid sequence MPINDTTDASALKKAWLWLDNNFEKIFLVAGLLSIIAFITFQTAYRYVLTHFTSGSGAAVWTEELSRYIFIWITYLALSVAIKKRSSIRIDILHDKLSARWQNVSWVMVNTFFLTLTLTICWTGWSQIERLMMFPQHTTALRIPFIIPYLVLPVGFGLMSLRLLQDLSAQVRACGLKDTAIALACVGLVISPIVITEYMEPLPALFGYFAALCIIGVPIAISLGLSTLATVICADTLPIQYLAQTAFTSIDSFPIMAIPFFIAAGVFMGAGGLSERLLALADEMLGGLYGGMALVTVATCMFFGAISGSGPATVAAIGALTVPAMVQRGYDKYFAGALVAAAGAIGVMIPPSNPFVVYGISAQVSIGDLFLGGIVPGVMTGLVLMGYAYFFSRARGWHGEKRQRTIVTFGRAFWDAKWALMVPVIVLGGIYGGLMTPTEAAAVAACYGLIVGVFVYRELTPRKVISCCVEAAETSATIIVLMAMATLFGNIMTIEDVPGTIARAILGVTENKLVILMLINVLLLIVGIFMEALAAIVILTPILLPIVIGAGVDPLHFGIIMVVNLAIGFITPPVGVNLFVASGVSKAKLSNLAQSVIPMMLLMLVVLLIITYIPEVPLFFVGK is encoded by the coding sequence ATGCCCATTAACGATACGACCGACGCATCTGCCCTGAAAAAGGCATGGCTCTGGCTGGACAACAACTTCGAGAAGATATTTCTCGTGGCCGGCCTGCTGTCCATCATCGCCTTTATCACCTTCCAGACCGCCTACCGCTATGTGCTCACGCATTTCACAAGCGGTTCGGGAGCTGCGGTCTGGACTGAAGAATTGTCCAGATACATCTTTATCTGGATAACCTATCTGGCGCTCTCCGTTGCCATCAAAAAACGCAGTTCCATCCGCATAGACATCCTGCATGACAAGCTTTCCGCACGCTGGCAGAATGTAAGCTGGGTGATGGTGAACACGTTCTTCCTCACGCTTACGCTCACCATCTGCTGGACCGGCTGGTCGCAGATAGAGCGGCTGATGATGTTCCCCCAGCACACCACGGCTCTGCGGATTCCTTTCATCATACCGTATCTGGTGCTGCCGGTGGGATTCGGCCTGATGAGCCTGCGCCTGCTGCAGGACCTTTCCGCGCAGGTACGCGCCTGCGGCCTGAAAGACACCGCCATAGCCCTTGCCTGCGTGGGGCTGGTTATTTCGCCCATTGTGATCACGGAATACATGGAACCGCTTCCCGCCCTGTTCGGCTACTTCGCCGCGCTGTGCATCATAGGGGTTCCCATTGCCATTTCCCTTGGCCTTTCCACGCTGGCCACGGTTATCTGCGCAGACACCCTGCCCATCCAGTACCTTGCGCAAACAGCCTTCACCTCCATTGACAGCTTTCCCATCATGGCCATTCCCTTCTTCATCGCCGCAGGGGTGTTCATGGGAGCGGGCGGCCTTTCCGAGCGCCTGCTGGCACTGGCTGACGAGATGCTCGGCGGGCTGTACGGCGGCATGGCGCTGGTAACCGTGGCAACCTGCATGTTCTTCGGCGCCATAAGCGGCTCCGGCCCCGCCACGGTGGCAGCCATAGGCGCGCTGACCGTACCCGCCATGGTGCAGCGCGGCTACGACAAGTACTTTGCAGGCGCACTGGTCGCGGCGGCAGGCGCCATAGGGGTTATGATACCGCCCAGCAACCCGTTTGTGGTGTACGGCATATCCGCGCAGGTCTCCATCGGCGACCTTTTCCTCGGCGGCATTGTGCCCGGCGTGATGACCGGGCTTGTGCTTATGGGCTATGCCTACTTCTTTTCCAGAGCACGCGGCTGGCATGGCGAAAAGCGCCAGCGCACCATCGTTACCTTCGGGCGGGCTTTCTGGGACGCCAAGTGGGCGCTCATGGTGCCCGTCATCGTGCTCGGCGGCATTTACGGCGGCCTTATGACCCCCACAGAAGCCGCCGCCGTGGCCGCCTGCTACGGGCTCATCGTGGGCGTGTTCGTCTACCGCGAGCTCACCCCCCGCAAGGTCATCAGCTGCTGTGTGGAGGCTGCGGAAACATCGGCCACCATCATCGTGCTTATGGCCATGGCCACCCTGTTCGGCAACATCATGACCATTGAAGACGTGCCCGGCACCATTGCCCGCGCCATTCTCGGCGTTACGGAAAACAAGCTGGTCATCCTCATGCTCATCAACGTGCTGCTGCTCATCGTGGGCATCTTCATGGAAGCGCTGGCCGCCATCGTCATCCTTACGCCCATCCTGCTGCCCATCGTCATCGGGGCAGGCGTAGACCCGCTCCACTTCGGCATCATCATGGTGGTGAACCTTGCCATCGGCTTCATCACGCCGCCGGTGGGCGTGAACCTCTTCGTGGCCAGCGGCGTTTCCAAGGCCAAGCTGTCCAATCTGGCGCAGTCCGTCATTCCCATGATGCTGCTCATGCTCGTGGTGCTTCTCATCATCACCTACATTCCGGAAGTGCCTCTCTTCTTCGTCGGAAAGTAG
- a CDS encoding TRAP transporter substrate-binding protein — protein sequence MKKSLVFAAIALFGAIALFGTSTPADAAKPVTLRLGHPMAPGNNVTVGYEKFKELVEAKSDKQLRIQIFGNAQLGSDRVTTEAAQAGTLDMSSSSSPNMASFSKAFMAIDLPYITSPKYQENLYKALDEGELGQELEKVANEIGLTTIMFSEYGYRNFVSTKKPIKTVADLAGLKTRTTDSPVEVAVAKALGMNPAPVAWGETYTALQQGTVDAEGNTFSLLNDAKHTEVLKYAMDSNHNYSMHLLLMNKKKWDSLSAEHQTIIREAAREALIWQRAETVRLEKLAWDAFREKGIEISILDEAERTKLKELTEPVRAQFASQVPARLLELINETQK from the coding sequence ATGAAGAAGAGCCTCGTATTCGCAGCCATTGCCCTTTTCGGTGCCATTGCCCTTTTCGGCACAAGCACCCCGGCAGACGCCGCCAAGCCCGTTACCCTGCGTCTCGGCCATCCCATGGCTCCCGGCAACAACGTCACCGTGGGCTACGAAAAGTTCAAGGAACTGGTGGAAGCCAAGAGCGACAAGCAGCTCCGCATCCAGATTTTCGGCAACGCCCAGCTCGGCAGCGACCGCGTGACCACCGAAGCGGCACAGGCCGGCACGCTGGACATGTCTTCCAGTTCCTCGCCCAACATGGCGAGCTTCAGCAAGGCATTCATGGCCATTGACCTGCCCTACATCACCTCCCCGAAGTATCAGGAAAACCTCTACAAGGCGCTGGACGAAGGCGAGCTTGGACAGGAACTGGAAAAGGTGGCCAATGAGATAGGCCTGACCACCATCATGTTCAGCGAATACGGCTACCGCAACTTTGTCAGCACCAAGAAGCCCATAAAGACCGTTGCCGATCTGGCCGGGCTGAAGACCCGCACCACCGATTCCCCTGTTGAAGTGGCCGTGGCCAAGGCTCTGGGCATGAACCCCGCCCCCGTGGCATGGGGAGAAACCTACACCGCCCTGCAGCAGGGCACCGTGGATGCGGAAGGCAACACCTTCTCCCTGCTGAACGATGCCAAGCACACAGAAGTGCTCAAGTATGCCATGGATTCCAACCACAACTACTCCATGCACCTGCTGCTCATGAACAAGAAGAAGTGGGACAGCCTGTCCGCCGAGCATCAGACCATTATCCGCGAAGCCGCCCGTGAAGCCCTGATCTGGCAGCGCGCAGAAACCGTGCGCCTTGAAAAGCTCGCATGGGACGCCTTCCGCGAAAAGGGTATAGAAATCAGCATTCTTGACGAAGCGGAACGCACCAAGCTGAAGGAACTGACCGAACCCGTGCGTGCACAGTTCGCTTCTCAGGTTCCCGCACGGCTTCTGGAACTCATCAACGAAACCCAAAAGTAG
- the hpsG gene encoding (2S)-3-sulfopropanediol dehydratase — MTRITCACMSPQEQRLHDKIAGKEDKFRKTHSRVFKLLERFDGQKPRIDIERALYFTQSMKQTEGQPLVLRWAKALKHIAENMTVYVQEDQLILGRAGCDGRYGILYPELDGDFLDIAVRDLPTRKQSPATITPEDAKIVIEEIAPFWKGKTYHEALNAALPPEVHKLTYDDPQGLTSRFIVNETSSFRSSIQWVHDYEKILKRGFNGIRQEALDKLATLDPLSPVDSCEKKPFLEAVVIVCEAIVLWAKRHAVVAREAAAKEADPARKQELLLMADMAEHVPGNPARNFYEAVQSQWFTQMFSRIEQKTGTTISNGRMDQYFYPFYIKDIEAGVLTEDKAMELLECMWVGMAEFIDMYISPTGGAFNEGYAHWEAVTVGGQTPDGRDATNELTHLILKSKREFPLHYPDLAARIHSRSPEAYLWDVAETIKDGSGFPKLINDEEIVPLYVSKGATFEEALDYAVSGCTEARMPNRDTYTSGGAYINFAAAVEMVLRNGRMKKFGDEQLGMETGDPRNFATWDEFWNAYVQQHLLFLRTAFVQQYLINNIRARHFAQPMGSAMHDLCMKHCMDLHQTHIPEGINLGYFEFMGLGTVVDSLSAIKKLVFEDKKLTMDEILSAIDNDFEGCEDVHAMLRSAPCYGNNDEYADAIGRELDRISVEYGGKYSKELGIHNDLRYVPFTSHVPFGKVVSATPNGRKGFTPLSDGSSASHGADVNGPTAILLSNYNTKNMSKRDRAARMLNIKFTPKSLEGEQGTEKLVSFIRTFCDLKLWHVQFNVINRDTLIAAKKDPQKYRNLIVRIAGYSAYFVDLSPDLQNDLIARTEHEAIA; from the coding sequence ATGACAAGAATCACGTGTGCGTGCATGTCGCCGCAGGAACAGCGTCTGCATGATAAGATCGCGGGCAAGGAAGACAAATTCCGCAAGACGCACAGCCGCGTCTTTAAGCTGCTTGAGCGTTTTGACGGCCAGAAGCCGCGCATAGACATTGAACGCGCTCTGTATTTCACCCAGTCCATGAAGCAGACTGAGGGCCAGCCGCTGGTACTGCGCTGGGCCAAGGCGCTTAAGCACATTGCTGAAAACATGACCGTCTATGTGCAGGAAGACCAGCTGATTCTTGGCCGTGCAGGCTGCGACGGACGCTATGGTATTCTGTATCCCGAACTGGACGGCGACTTCCTTGACATTGCCGTGCGCGACCTGCCCACGCGCAAGCAGTCTCCCGCCACCATCACCCCCGAAGACGCCAAGATCGTCATCGAAGAAATCGCACCGTTCTGGAAAGGCAAGACCTACCACGAGGCGCTGAACGCCGCCCTGCCCCCGGAAGTGCACAAGCTCACCTACGATGATCCGCAGGGGCTGACCTCGCGTTTCATCGTCAACGAAACCTCTTCCTTCCGTTCATCCATCCAGTGGGTGCACGACTATGAAAAGATTCTCAAGCGCGGTTTCAACGGCATCCGTCAGGAGGCACTGGACAAGCTGGCAACGCTGGACCCGCTGAGCCCCGTGGACAGCTGCGAGAAGAAGCCCTTCCTCGAAGCCGTGGTCATTGTGTGCGAAGCCATTGTGCTGTGGGCCAAGCGTCACGCCGTGGTCGCCCGCGAAGCAGCCGCAAAGGAAGCCGATCCCGCGCGCAAGCAGGAGCTGCTGCTTATGGCAGACATGGCCGAGCATGTGCCCGGCAACCCCGCCCGCAACTTCTATGAAGCCGTGCAGAGCCAGTGGTTCACCCAGATGTTCTCGCGCATAGAGCAGAAGACCGGCACCACCATTTCCAACGGCCGCATGGACCAGTACTTCTATCCTTTCTACATCAAGGATATTGAAGCAGGCGTGCTGACCGAAGACAAGGCCATGGAACTGCTTGAGTGCATGTGGGTGGGCATGGCCGAATTCATCGACATGTACATCTCTCCCACCGGCGGCGCCTTCAACGAAGGGTACGCACACTGGGAAGCAGTGACCGTGGGCGGCCAGACTCCGGACGGACGCGACGCCACCAACGAACTGACTCACCTTATCCTCAAGTCCAAGCGCGAATTCCCGCTGCATTACCCGGACCTTGCGGCGCGTATCCATTCCCGTTCGCCGGAAGCCTACCTGTGGGACGTGGCGGAAACCATCAAGGACGGTTCCGGTTTCCCCAAGCTGATTAACGATGAAGAAATCGTGCCCCTCTACGTTTCCAAGGGCGCGACCTTTGAAGAGGCGCTGGACTACGCCGTTTCCGGCTGCACCGAAGCGCGTATGCCCAACCGCGATACCTACACCTCCGGCGGGGCCTACATCAACTTTGCCGCCGCTGTGGAAATGGTGCTGCGCAACGGCCGTATGAAGAAGTTCGGCGACGAGCAGCTGGGTATGGAAACCGGCGACCCCAGAAACTTTGCCACGTGGGATGAGTTCTGGAACGCCTATGTGCAGCAGCACCTGCTGTTCCTCAGAACCGCCTTTGTGCAGCAGTACCTCATCAACAACATCCGTGCCCGCCACTTTGCGCAGCCCATGGGTTCCGCCATGCACGACCTGTGCATGAAGCACTGCATGGACCTGCACCAGACTCATATTCCGGAAGGCATCAACCTCGGCTACTTCGAGTTCATGGGCCTGGGCACGGTGGTGGACTCCCTTTCGGCCATTAAGAAGCTTGTGTTTGAAGACAAGAAGCTGACCATGGACGAGATTCTCTCCGCCATCGACAACGACTTCGAAGGCTGCGAGGACGTGCATGCCATGCTGCGCTCCGCTCCCTGCTACGGCAACAACGACGAGTATGCAGACGCCATAGGCCGCGAGCTGGACCGCATTTCCGTGGAATACGGCGGCAAATACAGCAAGGAACTGGGCATTCACAACGACCTGCGTTACGTGCCCTTCACCTCGCATGTGCCCTTCGGCAAGGTGGTTTCCGCCACGCCCAACGGACGCAAGGGCTTTACCCCCCTGTCCGACGGCTCCTCCGCCTCTCATGGTGCAGACGTGAACGGCCCCACCGCCATTCTGCTCTCCAACTACAACACCAAGAACATGAGCAAGCGCGACCGCGCGGCACGCATGCTGAACATCAAGTTCACCCCCAAGAGCCTTGAGGGTGAGCAGGGAACGGAAAAGCTGGTGTCGTTCATCCGCACCTTCTGCGACCTGAAGCTGTGGCATGTGCAGTTCAACGTCATTAACCGCGACACGCTCATTGCTGCCAAGAAGGACCCGCAGAAGTACCGCAACCTCATCGTGCGTATTGCGGGCTACAGCGCCTACTTTGTGGACCTGTCGCCCGACTTGCAGAATGACCTTATCGCACGCACCGAGCATGAAGCGATAGCATAA
- the hpsH gene encoding (2S)-3-sulfopropanediol dehydratase activating enzyme gives MSVLEDKKKRGIVFNIQKYSVHDGPGIRTIVFLKGCPLACRWCSNPESQQREPELAYHTGRCLTFAKCTRCLQACLRGAIIREPDDTLRIDRALCEGCPKHCAEACPAQGLIVYGQERTVDDVLKVVEQDAAFYTRSSGGLTLSGGEPLMQAEYVLALLREARRRRIKTAVETCGMVPWKTMEAAAPYLNYILYDIKHMDSAMHEEHTGCPNALILDNFRKLMELVPDTPVLARTPIIPGFNDTEEAVAAIAEFLRPYPAVRYEMLPYHRLGTQKYVFLDRTPPMADVTLGKDVMPRLVAVARGILGDRVEAAHA, from the coding sequence ATGAGCGTTCTTGAAGACAAGAAGAAACGAGGCATAGTATTCAATATTCAGAAATACTCGGTGCATGACGGGCCGGGCATACGCACCATCGTGTTCCTGAAGGGCTGCCCCCTTGCCTGCCGCTGGTGCAGCAACCCGGAATCGCAGCAGCGGGAGCCGGAACTGGCGTATCACACCGGGCGGTGCCTCACCTTTGCCAAGTGTACGCGCTGCCTGCAGGCCTGCCTGCGGGGTGCCATCATACGCGAACCGGACGATACCCTGCGCATAGACCGCGCGCTGTGCGAGGGCTGCCCCAAGCATTGTGCCGAAGCCTGCCCCGCGCAGGGCCTCATCGTCTACGGGCAGGAACGCACTGTGGATGATGTGCTCAAGGTGGTGGAGCAGGACGCGGCCTTTTATACCCGTTCCAGCGGCGGCCTTACCCTTTCCGGCGGCGAGCCGCTCATGCAGGCCGAATATGTGCTTGCCCTGCTGCGCGAGGCACGCAGGCGCAGAATAAAGACCGCCGTGGAAACCTGCGGCATGGTGCCGTGGAAGACCATGGAGGCCGCGGCTCCCTATCTGAATTACATCCTCTACGACATCAAGCATATGGACAGCGCCATGCATGAGGAGCATACCGGATGCCCCAACGCGCTGATTCTGGACAATTTCCGCAAGCTGATGGAACTGGTGCCCGATACCCCCGTGCTTGCCCGTACCCCCATCATTCCCGGTTTTAACGACACGGAAGAAGCAGTGGCAGCCATTGCGGAATTTCTGCGGCCGTACCCTGCGGTGCGGTATGAGATGCTGCCCTATCACCGGCTGGGAACGCAGAAGTATGTGTTCCTTGACCGTACGCCGCCCATGGCGGATGTGACGCTGGGCAAGGATGTCATGCCCAGGCTGGTTGCTGTTGCACGGGGCATTCTGGGCGACAGGGTCGAGGCAGCGCACGCCTAG
- a CDS encoding sigma-54 interaction domain-containing protein gives MVHRSANILAKHFESILDALPDGVFISDASGVALRVNRMYEQLTGLKQDYVQGKQVRTLVEEGVFDRVLNPEIVRTGRPATHVQQLQDGKRLVLSGFPVFNEAGDLRLVVTFVRDITMITRINEQMEEQRQLIDQFHKQMAYLANEQNRALAPVFESHAMRAVVDMLETVAPTDASILILGETGVGKDVFARLTHAKSARKDKIFLKVDCGGISETLTESEMFGYMPGAFTGASSKGKAGFFELAEGGTVFLDEIGELPLSMQTRLLRVLQDREIMRVGGTRPTKVDVRIIAATNKNLAECVEAGTFRRDLYYRLNVAEVTIPALRDRAEDIRPLVEHFLRHYSTKYHKSLAMMEVVHGILSGYQWPGNVRELQNMVHGLVITHKGPLISPRDLPSHIVEDNAREQSYADLILGGGRPLKSIVAEMERDLLRQAIEFHGSVQKVAEVFQVDRSTIFRKIQKADS, from the coding sequence ATGGTACACCGTTCCGCGAACATTCTTGCCAAACATTTCGAGAGCATTCTCGATGCCCTGCCCGACGGGGTGTTTATCTCCGATGCCTCAGGCGTGGCGTTGCGGGTGAACCGCATGTATGAGCAGCTTACCGGGCTGAAGCAGGACTACGTGCAGGGCAAGCAGGTGCGCACGCTGGTGGAGGAGGGGGTTTTCGACCGGGTGCTCAATCCGGAGATCGTGCGAACGGGAAGGCCCGCCACCCATGTGCAGCAGTTGCAGGACGGTAAGCGGCTGGTGCTTTCCGGTTTTCCCGTGTTCAACGAGGCAGGGGACCTGCGGCTTGTGGTCACTTTTGTCCGCGACATTACCATGATTACGCGGATAAATGAGCAGATGGAGGAGCAGCGCCAGCTCATCGACCAGTTCCACAAGCAGATGGCCTATCTTGCCAACGAGCAGAACCGCGCCCTTGCTCCCGTGTTCGAAAGCCACGCCATGCGCGCGGTGGTGGACATGCTGGAGACCGTGGCACCCACGGATGCCTCCATTCTCATTCTGGGAGAAACAGGAGTGGGCAAGGACGTGTTTGCCCGTCTTACCCACGCCAAAAGCGCCCGCAAGGATAAGATTTTTCTTAAGGTGGACTGCGGCGGCATTTCGGAAACCCTTACGGAGTCGGAGATGTTCGGGTATATGCCCGGCGCGTTTACGGGGGCTTCCAGTAAGGGCAAGGCCGGGTTCTTTGAACTGGCGGAAGGCGGTACGGTCTTTCTGGATGAAATAGGCGAATTGCCCCTTTCCATGCAGACAAGGCTGCTGCGGGTGCTGCAGGACCGCGAGATCATGCGCGTGGGCGGAACCCGCCCCACCAAGGTGGATGTGCGCATTATCGCCGCCACCAACAAGAATCTGGCGGAATGCGTGGAGGCGGGCACCTTCCGGCGCGACCTCTACTATCGGCTGAACGTGGCGGAGGTGACCATTCCCGCCCTGCGGGACCGTGCGGAAGACATCCGCCCTCTGGTTGAGCATTTCCTGCGTCATTATTCCACCAAGTACCACAAGAGTCTGGCCATGATGGAGGTTGTGCACGGCATCCTTTCCGGGTACCAGTGGCCCGGCAACGTGCGCGAACTGCAGAACATGGTGCACGGTCTGGTCATCACCCACAAGGGGCCGCTCATCTCCCCCCGGGATCTGCCATCGCACATCGTGGAGGACAATGCGCGGGAACAGTCCTATGCCGACCTCATCCTCGGGGGCGGAAGACCGCTGAAAAGCATTGTTGCCGAAATGGAGCGCGATCTGCTGCGGCAGGCCATTGAGTTTCACGGCTCGGTGCAGAAGGTGGCGGAGGTGTTTCAGGTGGACCGCAGCACCATCTTCCGCAAAATTCAGAAAGCGGACTCATGA